Below is a genomic region from candidate division WOR-3 bacterium.
TCACATAGGTTTCAAAACGGGCACCATTATTAATATTAATCACTAAGACCATTTCACCTTCGATGATATCAGCACGTTTTAAAATCTCTTCATCAATTGTGATGCTACCTTCGTATTCGAGATTTTTATTGGTGACCTTTATTCCATGGATTTTACTTTTAACAATTTTTCTTAACATTTTTATTTACTAGCCACACGAGTAAATTCAATGATTGCCATTTGAGCATTATCTCCCACCCTAGTATTAGTTTTAATAATTCGGGTATAACCACCGGTTACATCACTAAATCTTTTAGCAACATCTTCAAAAAGTTTTTTTACCAATTTTCGGTCAGCAAGAAAAGCAAAAACCCGCCGCCGATTAGCCACCGTATCCTTTTTGGCAATATCAATCAAATGTTCGATAAAAGGACGCATCGCTTTTGCTTTTACCCACGTGGTCTCAATCTTTTCGTGTTGCAATAAGGAACGACAGAGATTTTTAATTAATGCCCGACGATGGTCAACATCTCTTTGTAATTTTTTAACTTTCCTTCTGTGTCTCATCTTCTTTTTTGATCTCCTTTAGAATCTCACTCACATCCATTCCCAAACTTAATCCCCATCTTT
It encodes:
- the rplQ gene encoding 50S ribosomal protein L17; the encoded protein is MRHRRKVKKLQRDVDHRRALIKNLCRSLLQHEKIETTWVKAKAMRPFIEHLIDIAKKDTVANRRRVFAFLADRKLVKKLFEDVAKRFSDVTGGYTRIIKTNTRVGDNAQMAIIEFTRVASK